A window of the Burkholderia sp. 9120 genome harbors these coding sequences:
- a CDS encoding agmatine deiminase family protein — MTTRRHFLKRGLLASSGALITGALGSGFSQLAFAQSDGWHMPDEGGPHAATWMAFGPSEDIWGGKLLPVVRENLAGIAKAIAAHEPVKMLVREEDHEIAARLCGASVELVPQGIDDLWMRDTGPVFVKSATGQLGAVGFNFNGWGNKQEHEQDAEVAAFVAHRTGAKFVETRLVLEGGGIEVDGEGTAIITESCVLNANRNPGVSKAQCEAELSRLLGVKKIIWLPGIAGKDITDGHTDFYARFTSPGVVVAGLDPDPSSYDHAVTKRNLEILRKSTDAKGRALKVVVLPGPSTVRRKYENDQFAAGYINFYVCNHAVIAPQFGDGKADRNTRDILVDLFPGRDVIQLDIDGVAAGGGGIHCTTQQQPG; from the coding sequence ATGACGACAAGACGTCATTTTCTGAAGCGGGGGCTGTTGGCCTCGAGCGGCGCGCTGATTACCGGCGCGCTGGGTAGCGGCTTCAGCCAGCTCGCGTTCGCGCAGAGCGATGGCTGGCATATGCCAGACGAAGGCGGCCCGCATGCCGCGACCTGGATGGCGTTCGGTCCCAGCGAGGACATCTGGGGCGGCAAACTGCTGCCCGTGGTGAGAGAGAACCTGGCGGGCATCGCCAAAGCCATCGCGGCGCACGAGCCGGTAAAAATGCTGGTGCGCGAGGAAGACCACGAGATCGCCGCGCGCCTGTGCGGCGCGTCGGTCGAACTCGTGCCGCAAGGCATCGACGATTTGTGGATGCGCGATACCGGTCCGGTGTTCGTCAAAAGCGCAACGGGGCAGCTCGGCGCGGTGGGCTTCAACTTCAACGGTTGGGGCAATAAGCAGGAACACGAGCAGGACGCGGAAGTCGCGGCGTTCGTCGCGCACCGCACCGGCGCGAAGTTTGTCGAGACGCGCCTGGTGCTGGAGGGCGGCGGTATCGAAGTGGACGGCGAGGGCACGGCCATCATCACCGAGAGCTGCGTGCTCAACGCCAACCGCAATCCGGGCGTCAGCAAGGCGCAGTGCGAGGCGGAGTTGTCGCGTCTGCTTGGGGTGAAGAAAATCATCTGGCTGCCGGGCATCGCCGGCAAGGATATTACCGACGGCCACACCGACTTCTACGCGCGCTTTACGAGCCCCGGCGTCGTGGTGGCCGGGCTCGATCCGGATCCGTCCTCGTACGACCATGCGGTGACGAAACGCAATCTGGAGATCCTGCGCAAGTCCACCGACGCGAAGGGCCGCGCCTTGAAAGTGGTGGTGCTGCCGGGACCGTCCACCGTGCGTCGCAAGTATGAGAACGATCAGTTCGCGGCCGGGTACATCAACTTCTACGTGTGCAATCACGCGGTGATCGCACCGCAGTTCGGCGACGGTAAAGCAGACCGCAATACGCGCGATATTCTCGTCGATCTGTTTCCCGGACGGGACGTGATTCAACTCGATATCGACGGCGTGGCGGCCGGCGGCGGGGGCATTCACTGCACCACGCAGCAGCAACCCGGCTGA
- a CDS encoding polyamine ABC transporter substrate-binding protein — protein sequence MKQHWLPAFAGLGLSLCLLATPAHAEEEKVLNLYNWSDYFAPDTLSEFQKETGIKVRYDAYDSDETLQSKLLTGDSGYDLVWPTNDFMAKQIQAGAFRKLDKSKLPNLKYLDPALLKLMAQSDPGNQYGVPYMWGTVGVGYDRAKVSAILGKDMPADSMDLVFNPAIASRIAAHCGIGLQDSASTVLPLALRYVGRDPVNPTAQDYAVAQTMLLKVRPSIRLFVDSANANELIDGELCVMVGYSGAINLAAQKARELDRKRDIVYDIPSVGSLMWFDGMVMPKTAKHPENAQAFINYILRPDVVAKISNATRYANANLGALKLMDPTLVNNPGIYPSEQKKQTLFTPVVESPATARLEGRIWLGLKASKP from the coding sequence ATGAAACAGCATTGGCTTCCGGCCTTCGCCGGTCTCGGACTCTCTCTCTGTTTGCTGGCGACGCCAGCACACGCCGAGGAGGAGAAAGTACTGAACCTGTACAACTGGAGCGATTATTTCGCCCCCGACACCTTGTCCGAATTCCAGAAGGAAACCGGCATCAAGGTTCGTTACGACGCGTACGACAGCGACGAAACCTTGCAGTCCAAGTTGCTGACCGGCGACAGCGGCTACGACCTGGTCTGGCCGACTAACGACTTCATGGCGAAGCAGATTCAGGCCGGCGCGTTTCGCAAGCTCGACAAAAGCAAGCTGCCGAACCTGAAGTATCTCGACCCCGCGTTGTTGAAACTGATGGCGCAGTCGGACCCCGGCAATCAGTACGGCGTGCCGTATATGTGGGGGACGGTAGGCGTGGGTTACGACCGCGCCAAGGTCAGCGCGATTCTCGGCAAGGACATGCCGGCCGACAGCATGGACCTGGTGTTCAATCCGGCGATCGCGTCGCGAATCGCCGCGCATTGCGGCATCGGCCTGCAGGATTCCGCGAGCACGGTGCTGCCGCTGGCGCTGCGCTACGTGGGCCGCGATCCGGTGAACCCGACCGCGCAAGACTATGCCGTCGCGCAGACCATGCTGCTGAAAGTGCGCCCGTCGATCCGTCTGTTCGTCGATTCGGCGAATGCCAACGAGTTGATCGACGGCGAGCTGTGCGTGATGGTGGGTTACTCCGGCGCGATCAACCTGGCCGCGCAGAAGGCGCGCGAGTTGGACCGCAAGCGCGACATCGTCTACGACATTCCGAGCGTGGGCAGTTTGATGTGGTTCGACGGCATGGTGATGCCGAAGACCGCGAAGCATCCGGAGAACGCGCAGGCGTTTATCAACTACATCTTGCGGCCCGACGTCGTGGCGAAGATTTCCAATGCGACGCGCTACGCGAATGCGAACCTCGGCGCGCTGAAATTGATGGACCCTACACTGGTTAATAATCCGGGCATCTATCCGAGTGAGCAGAAGAAGCAGACGTTGTTTACGCCGGTGGTCGAATCCCCTGCCACCGCGCGCCTGGAAGGCAGAATCTGGCTGGGCCTGAAAGCCAGCAAGCCCTGA
- the aguB gene encoding N-carbamoylputrescine amidase: protein MASRNITVASVQMASGSWTFEDNMATAERLIRAAAAQGANLVLCPELFMMPYFCLDQNVKHLELAEPFEGNPRIARFARLAGELGIVLPIGFFERAGNAAYNSVAVADADGSVLGVYRKTHIPDGPGYTEKFYFTPGDTGFKVWDTRFGKIGIGICWDQWYPETARSLALMGAEVLCFPTIIGSEPFSGDFDSAAHWQRTMQGHAAANMVPVVAANRIGREVGFGNGNPQQQGLAGVFYGSSFIADHTGAKLAEANRTDETILLHTFDLDAIRADRQSWGFFRDRRPEMYRTLLTSDGASSCYR from the coding sequence ATGGCGTCGCGAAACATCACCGTAGCGTCGGTGCAAATGGCATCGGGCAGTTGGACCTTTGAAGACAACATGGCCACCGCGGAACGTTTGATCCGCGCGGCCGCCGCGCAGGGCGCGAATCTGGTGCTGTGCCCCGAGCTTTTCATGATGCCGTACTTCTGTCTGGATCAGAACGTGAAGCATCTGGAGCTGGCCGAGCCGTTCGAAGGCAATCCGCGCATTGCGCGCTTCGCGAGACTCGCGGGCGAGTTGGGCATCGTGCTGCCGATCGGTTTCTTCGAGCGGGCCGGCAATGCCGCCTACAACTCGGTCGCCGTCGCCGATGCCGACGGCTCGGTGCTCGGCGTGTATCGCAAGACGCACATTCCGGACGGCCCAGGCTATACCGAGAAGTTCTATTTCACGCCGGGCGACACCGGCTTCAAGGTGTGGGACACGCGCTTCGGCAAGATCGGCATTGGGATCTGCTGGGACCAGTGGTATCCGGAAACCGCGCGCAGTCTCGCGCTGATGGGTGCGGAAGTGCTGTGCTTTCCGACCATCATCGGTTCCGAGCCGTTCAGCGGCGATTTCGATTCGGCGGCTCACTGGCAGCGCACCATGCAAGGCCATGCGGCGGCCAACATGGTGCCGGTGGTGGCGGCCAACCGGATTGGCCGCGAGGTCGGTTTCGGCAACGGCAATCCGCAACAGCAGGGACTGGCCGGCGTGTTTTACGGCTCGAGTTTTATCGCGGATCACACGGGCGCGAAACTGGCCGAAGCCAATCGCACGGACGAAACGATTCTTCTGCACACGTTCGATCTCGACGCGATTCGGGCGGACAGACAGTCGTGGGGCTTCTTCCGCGATCGTCGCCCGGAGATGTATCGCACGCTGCTGACGAGCGACGGCGCATCGTCCTGCTATCGCTAA
- a CDS encoding agmatine deiminase family protein, translated as MSRFDARRDGYRMPAEWETMHTTWLGWPILDGREDLWGTHYLKVCREFALVAQTIARYQRCVVTALHSEANAARELLGSTVEVLAVAAEDNWLRDCGPIFLVGERGQLGAAAFRFNCWGEKYQPYDGCQQVAQDIARAAGAQIFNSHMVLEGGAFYVDGQGTLVTTESCLLHPNRNPHMSRAEIEAELKRMLGVEKIIWLPGNPDEVETNGHVDGIASFIAPGKMLCQSASPVQGDYFQVMRENRRALELATDAAGRRFELIDLPSPIVSERYGSERYCDCYANYILVNGAVISTAFGVEQDQAAREVFAQAFPERRVELLPIPTLSIGGGSIHCSTQQQPAVTVV; from the coding sequence ATGAGTCGCTTTGACGCTCGCCGAGACGGCTACCGGATGCCCGCTGAATGGGAAACGATGCACACCACCTGGTTGGGCTGGCCGATTCTGGACGGCCGCGAAGACTTGTGGGGCACTCACTACCTGAAGGTTTGCCGGGAGTTCGCGCTAGTCGCGCAGACGATTGCTCGCTATCAGCGTTGCGTGGTGACCGCCCTTCACAGCGAGGCGAATGCCGCGCGCGAGTTGCTCGGCAGCACGGTCGAAGTGCTCGCCGTCGCGGCGGAAGACAACTGGCTGCGCGATTGCGGGCCGATCTTTCTGGTCGGCGAGCGCGGCCAACTAGGTGCCGCCGCGTTCCGCTTCAATTGCTGGGGCGAGAAATACCAGCCGTACGACGGTTGCCAGCAGGTGGCGCAAGACATCGCGCGTGCGGCCGGTGCGCAGATTTTCAACTCGCACATGGTGCTGGAAGGCGGCGCTTTTTACGTGGACGGGCAGGGCACGCTAGTCACCACGGAAAGCTGTCTGCTGCATCCGAACCGCAATCCGCACATGAGCCGCGCTGAAATCGAGGCCGAACTCAAGCGCATGCTGGGCGTGGAGAAAATCATCTGGTTGCCGGGCAATCCGGATGAAGTGGAAACCAATGGGCACGTGGACGGCATTGCGTCGTTCATCGCGCCGGGCAAGATGCTGTGCCAATCGGCGAGCCCAGTGCAGGGCGATTACTTCCAGGTGATGCGCGAGAATCGCCGCGCGCTGGAACTCGCCACCGACGCCGCCGGCCGCCGCTTCGAACTGATCGATCTGCCGTCGCCGATTGTCAGCGAACGCTATGGCTCCGAACGCTACTGCGATTGCTACGCGAACTACATTCTGGTCAACGGCGCGGTGATCTCGACCGCGTTCGGCGTGGAGCAGGATCAAGCCGCGCGCGAAGTCTTCGCGCAGGCGTTTCCCGAGCGGCGCGTGGAGTTGCTGCCGATTCCCACCTTGTCGATCGGCGGCGGCAGCATTCATTGCTCGACGCAGCAGCAACCTGCCGTTACCGTTGTTTGA
- a CDS encoding LysR family transcriptional regulator yields MQRVPSLKLLMGFEAAARLGNFSRAADELHLSQSAISHQIQQLEEQLGQPLFRRIGRGVELTVAGEVLQRSVQRSMETLRSGLGRIATYLDPGLVVLVCPAPVLHGWLQPRLDQLQQVLPDLCPLLSTDESARYVDEIDVDLTIGARPMQQAGLLEVPFLQDEWVTVCATELAAKLARVPRAKHHLQTGLICLEENLTSESTGPIFRGQLSAFRMNAIYDDQRLVLDAVLRGRGIACLSRLVAQGSIDQGALTVLADYPRLPGMTWWLSRVAGPSRSSFVEQMYDWLLAQGKQADPGRGLEV; encoded by the coding sequence ATGCAACGTGTTCCGTCCCTGAAGTTGCTGATGGGCTTTGAAGCCGCCGCGCGGCTGGGCAATTTCTCGCGCGCGGCCGACGAACTGCATCTGTCGCAATCGGCGATCAGCCATCAGATCCAGCAACTGGAAGAACAGTTGGGGCAGCCGCTGTTTCGCCGGATCGGCCGTGGTGTGGAATTGACGGTGGCGGGCGAGGTGCTGCAGCGAAGCGTGCAACGTTCAATGGAAACGCTGCGCAGCGGGCTCGGCCGCATCGCCACGTATCTGGACCCTGGGCTGGTCGTGCTGGTATGTCCCGCGCCGGTGCTGCACGGCTGGCTGCAGCCGCGCCTCGATCAGTTGCAGCAGGTGCTGCCCGATCTGTGCCCGCTGCTCTCCACGGACGAAAGCGCGCGTTACGTCGATGAGATCGATGTCGATCTGACGATCGGCGCGCGGCCCATGCAGCAGGCCGGCCTGCTCGAAGTGCCTTTCCTGCAAGACGAATGGGTGACCGTGTGCGCCACCGAACTGGCGGCGAAACTGGCACGCGTGCCGCGTGCCAAGCATCATCTGCAGACGGGCCTGATTTGCCTCGAAGAAAACCTCACCAGCGAGAGCACTGGGCCGATTTTTCGCGGGCAGTTGTCGGCGTTTCGCATGAACGCGATCTACGACGATCAGCGTCTGGTGCTGGATGCCGTATTGCGTGGGCGCGGCATTGCCTGCCTGTCGAGGCTGGTCGCGCAAGGCAGCATCGATCAGGGCGCGTTGACCGTGCTCGCCGATTACCCGCGTTTGCCGGGCATGACATGGTGGCTGTCGCGCGTGGCCGGGCCGTCGCGTTCATCCTTCGTCGAGCAGATGTATGACTGGCTGCTCGCACAGGGCAAGCAGGCCGATCCCGGCCGCGGGCTCGAGGTCTAA
- a CDS encoding agmatine deiminase family protein gives MKDKSTQPSCVAPVHSPLTRRGFIKGSATLLGVSLMGTLAACGGADSPSSPAAARSSARLSANELPNQSAYLLPAENASHTATYMAFASGSEGIWTPVTSQSTDAGIDRVRADLMDVAKAIGTYEPVNMLVLPVDLSVAQSLLATASGANPDIHANYVARGTGVGGVNLIALANGFDDLWTRDTGCLFVKDTANGNALCAVSFNFSGWGNANTDGLNLNAGMTVPASVAASSNKSKAGKFFQPFAKDHSLAGWMANANNATLVQSTLTLEGGAIEFDGEATAILTESAVLHVNRNPQLFSIPNGVIAHATLLPTAKDTVLAELQRTLGVQKIIWIPGLAIFPRGCGAGGKGGAATPAKETDITNGHVDFYAKFLAPGVVAYCYDASNSMGERALTEANWQHLNNQTDASGRTLQLIELTTPANYGTSNGVTLNDSQLTNFAAGYVNFYTCNGAIIMPKFNDANADAAALAAIQPYAGWRDIVQVDILGIASGGGGIHCTTRELPA, from the coding sequence ATGAAAGACAAAAGCACCCAACCGTCGTGCGTGGCGCCCGTTCACTCGCCATTGACCCGCCGCGGCTTTATCAAGGGATCGGCCACGCTGCTCGGCGTGTCGTTGATGGGCACGCTGGCGGCGTGCGGCGGCGCGGATTCGCCGTCCAGTCCTGCCGCGGCTCGTTCGTCCGCGCGCTTATCGGCCAACGAGTTGCCGAACCAGTCGGCGTATCTACTGCCCGCCGAAAACGCATCGCACACGGCGACCTATATGGCGTTCGCCTCGGGTTCGGAAGGCATCTGGACGCCCGTCACGTCGCAAAGCACGGACGCCGGTATCGACCGGGTGCGGGCCGATCTGATGGACGTGGCGAAAGCGATCGGCACGTATGAGCCGGTCAACATGCTGGTGCTGCCGGTCGACCTGAGTGTCGCGCAAAGTTTGCTGGCGACGGCGAGCGGCGCGAATCCCGACATCCACGCCAACTACGTGGCACGCGGCACGGGCGTGGGCGGCGTCAATCTGATCGCGCTCGCCAATGGCTTCGACGATCTGTGGACGCGCGACACCGGTTGTCTCTTCGTCAAGGACACGGCGAACGGCAACGCGTTGTGCGCGGTGAGCTTCAACTTCAGCGGCTGGGGCAACGCGAACACGGACGGCTTGAACCTCAACGCGGGCATGACGGTGCCGGCTTCGGTCGCGGCGAGCAGCAACAAGTCGAAGGCGGGCAAATTCTTCCAGCCGTTCGCGAAGGATCACTCGCTGGCGGGCTGGATGGCGAATGCGAACAACGCGACGCTGGTTCAAAGCACGTTGACGCTCGAAGGCGGCGCGATCGAATTCGATGGCGAAGCCACGGCGATCCTCACGGAATCTGCGGTGCTGCACGTCAATCGCAACCCGCAACTGTTCTCGATTCCGAATGGCGTGATTGCCCACGCGACGCTTCTGCCAACCGCCAAAGACACCGTGCTGGCCGAACTGCAACGCACGCTGGGTGTGCAGAAAATCATCTGGATTCCCGGGCTGGCGATCTTTCCGCGCGGTTGCGGAGCCGGTGGAAAAGGCGGCGCCGCGACGCCGGCCAAGGAAACCGATATCACGAACGGGCACGTCGACTTCTACGCGAAGTTTCTCGCGCCCGGCGTGGTTGCCTATTGCTACGACGCGTCGAATTCCATGGGCGAGCGGGCGCTGACCGAAGCCAACTGGCAGCATCTGAACAATCAAACGGATGCGAGCGGAAGAACGTTGCAACTGATCGAACTGACCACGCCCGCGAACTATGGCACTTCCAACGGCGTGACCTTGAACGACAGTCAGTTGACGAACTTCGCGGCCGGCTACGTCAATTTCTACACCTGCAACGGCGCGATCATCATGCCGAAATTCAACGACGCCAACGCGGACGCCGCTGCACTGGCAGCGATCCAGCCCTACGCCGGCTGGCGCGACATCGTTCAGGTGGACATTCTGGGGATTGCGTCGGGCGGCGGCGGGATTCACTGCACGACGAGGGAACTGCCCGCGTGA
- a CDS encoding DUF3138 family protein, whose protein sequence is MRKKLIGLLVAGCLPGIALADTTADQIRALQARLDALQKEVKRLQTQPPATPVATAVMPTPAAAPVDVSSSAYGQAQATLTNGDVTSMKQQLAVQQLKVNSLEDAANTGPIAGLSITGYIDPTYVYNRAQGSSSFLFANHESTGGYFNSTFGDVYLDIKKTFGVGPMAPSAEITLMPNRGNGITLLQNEHGQIGNDILNTAVVSVPLSGTTTFVAGLMSSFGGYEVQQSNQMLTLTHNLLYDFSDPGSYIGLGANYAKGNWAWKFLLGNEQYRTNGAITQTGVNALGDPITISNKVPTFTARADYTWSSALDIGASFNIGRQTLPSAINPTTGAVSYGVSGQTPSGFGTFFFSEADLTYLLADVQYNVELDYGQQQNAAFNGGQAQWYGVSLLAHRKFSVPGLGRMGATLRYDFLADSKNGGGGGGVALNGQGRDPYNGFGVSADCMANAQANGGLGLQCKGSNRQDVALDLLFFPTAQITVKVEYRHDWANNKVFLRNDGSYSSSNDLLATQFIYSF, encoded by the coding sequence GTGAGAAAGAAACTGATTGGTCTGCTGGTGGCGGGCTGTCTGCCCGGCATCGCGCTGGCGGACACCACGGCGGACCAGATCCGGGCATTGCAGGCACGCCTCGACGCGCTGCAAAAAGAGGTGAAGCGGTTGCAGACGCAACCACCGGCCACGCCGGTGGCCACTGCCGTGATGCCCACGCCGGCAGCCGCACCGGTCGACGTCTCGTCGTCCGCGTACGGTCAGGCGCAGGCGACGCTCACCAACGGCGACGTTACGTCGATGAAGCAGCAACTCGCCGTTCAGCAACTGAAAGTGAATTCGCTCGAAGATGCCGCGAACACTGGTCCGATTGCCGGTCTCTCCATCACGGGTTATATCGATCCGACCTACGTGTACAACCGCGCGCAAGGCAGTTCGTCGTTCCTGTTCGCGAACCACGAAAGCACCGGCGGCTACTTCAACAGTACGTTCGGCGACGTGTACCTCGATATCAAGAAGACCTTCGGCGTCGGACCGATGGCGCCGTCGGCGGAAATCACGCTGATGCCGAATCGCGGCAACGGCATCACGTTGCTGCAAAACGAGCATGGCCAGATCGGCAACGACATTCTGAACACGGCGGTGGTCAGCGTGCCGCTGTCGGGCACGACGACGTTCGTCGCCGGCCTGATGTCGAGCTTCGGCGGCTATGAAGTGCAGCAGTCGAACCAGATGCTCACGCTGACCCACAACCTGCTGTACGACTTCTCCGATCCGGGCAGCTATATCGGCCTCGGCGCGAACTACGCGAAGGGCAACTGGGCGTGGAAGTTCCTGCTTGGCAACGAACAGTACCGGACCAACGGCGCCATCACGCAGACCGGCGTCAATGCGCTGGGCGACCCGATCACGATCAGCAACAAGGTGCCGACCTTCACGGCGCGCGCGGACTATACGTGGTCGAGCGCGCTCGATATCGGCGCGTCGTTCAACATCGGCCGGCAGACCTTGCCGAGCGCGATCAATCCAACGACCGGCGCGGTTAGTTATGGCGTGAGCGGTCAGACGCCCAGTGGTTTCGGCACGTTCTTTTTCTCCGAAGCCGACTTGACGTATCTGCTTGCCGACGTGCAATACAACGTCGAACTCGACTATGGCCAGCAACAGAACGCCGCCTTCAACGGCGGTCAGGCGCAGTGGTACGGCGTGTCGCTACTCGCGCATCGCAAGTTCAGTGTGCCGGGCCTCGGGCGGATGGGCGCGACGCTGCGCTACGACTTCCTCGCCGACAGCAAGAACGGCGGCGGTGGCGGCGGGGTCGCGCTGAATGGGCAAGGGCGCGATCCGTACAACGGCTTCGGCGTCAGCGCGGACTGTATGGCCAACGCGCAGGCGAACGGCGGTTTGGGCCTGCAGTGCAAGGGCTCGAATCGCCAGGACGTCGCGCTCGATCTGCTGTTCTTCCCGACCGCGCAGATCACGGTGAAAGTCGAGTATCGGCACGACTGGGCCAACAACAAGGTGTTCCTGCGCAACGACGGTTCGTACAGCAGTTCCAACGACCTGCTCGCCACGCAGTTTATCTACTCGTTCTAG
- a CDS encoding polyamine ABC transporter substrate-binding protein produces the protein MRVRHFRHQAASAALVAITGLLLFCPASARAADTELNVYNWSDYIAKDTIPNFEKQSGIHVRYDNYDSDDTLQAKLLAGSSGFDVVVPSSNYMARQIQAGMLQKLDKAQMPNLKNLDPVLMKMIADADPGAQYGVPWAYGTDGIGYNVQEVKKALGDNAPVDSWALVFDPANVSKLKNCGVSFLDQAADAFATALQYLHKDPNSSNPGDYQAAFDLLKKVRPYITQFNSSGYINDLANNDVCVAIGWSGDVGIARRRAAEAKRSYEIRFSNVKEGGLLWFDVMVIPKDAPHPEAAMKWINYIEDPKVNAAITNEVFYPTANRAARPFVSPVVSQDLSVYPGDEVLSKMTLMKPLPIDIVRLENRLWAQLKAGR, from the coding sequence ATGCGTGTTCGTCATTTCCGTCATCAGGCCGCGAGTGCCGCTCTCGTCGCGATTACCGGGCTGCTGCTGTTTTGCCCGGCATCCGCACGCGCGGCCGACACCGAACTCAACGTCTACAACTGGTCGGATTACATCGCGAAGGACACGATCCCGAACTTCGAAAAGCAGTCCGGCATTCACGTGCGCTACGACAACTACGACAGCGACGACACGCTGCAAGCGAAGCTTCTGGCAGGAAGTTCGGGTTTCGATGTGGTCGTGCCGTCGTCGAACTATATGGCGAGGCAGATTCAGGCGGGCATGCTGCAGAAGCTCGACAAGGCGCAAATGCCGAACCTGAAGAATCTCGATCCGGTGCTGATGAAAATGATCGCGGATGCCGATCCGGGTGCGCAATACGGCGTGCCCTGGGCGTACGGCACCGACGGTATCGGCTACAACGTGCAGGAAGTGAAGAAGGCGCTCGGCGACAACGCGCCGGTGGACAGTTGGGCGCTGGTATTCGATCCGGCGAACGTGTCGAAATTGAAGAACTGCGGCGTTTCGTTCCTCGATCAGGCCGCCGACGCGTTCGCGACCGCGCTGCAGTATCTCCACAAGGATCCGAACAGTTCGAACCCCGGCGACTATCAGGCGGCCTTCGATCTGCTGAAGAAAGTACGGCCGTACATCACACAGTTCAACTCGTCGGGCTATATCAACGACCTCGCCAATAACGATGTTTGCGTGGCGATCGGTTGGTCGGGCGACGTGGGCATTGCGCGGCGGCGCGCGGCCGAGGCGAAACGCTCGTACGAGATCCGCTTCTCGAATGTTAAGGAAGGCGGCTTGCTGTGGTTCGACGTGATGGTGATCCCGAAGGACGCGCCGCATCCCGAAGCGGCTATGAAGTGGATCAACTATATCGAAGACCCGAAGGTCAACGCCGCAATCACCAACGAGGTGTTCTATCCGACCGCGAACCGCGCCGCGCGGCCGTTCGTCAGCCCGGTTGTATCGCAGGACCTGAGCGTTTATCCGGGCGACGAGGTGCTGAGCAAGATGACGCTGATGAAGCCGTTGCCGATCGATATCGTCCGCCTGGAAAACCGTCTTTGGGCGCAGTTGAAGGCGGGCCGCTGA
- a CDS encoding DUF1254 domain-containing protein, with the protein MTFRPLLVVSVFAALAASWASPGYTQTNGAAPPAAFTASAADARGIAKDAFLYAYPMLYNYKTLYEQAVDPAAKSYVGGFGRFRNYSQPYGPEKKDIVTPNNDTPYSWAWLDLRREPWVLTVPAIPDKRYYVFQWIDLFTYNFAYVGSRTTGDGAGHYLFAGPNWHGETPKGIDKVFRSETDFIVTLGRTALLGPADVKNLQAIQKGYKLTPLSAFEHSAPPPPAPKLSFPKWDEAKATSIDFIAYLNFLMQFTQPTNPAEADLMQRFATIGIAPGKPFDASALQPDQRAALEAGVADGKAALANAEKQTTSSFDLFGTRQDLGSNYTTRAVAAAMGIYGNTKEEAVYVGTRLNADHQQLLGSQPYVIHFDKQDLPPATFFWSMTMYDLPARHLVANPIHRYSIGDRTRGLKYGDDGSLDIYLQHTSPGPARESNWLPAPEGAYDVIARIYGPEAAVFNGKWTFPVPRKQ; encoded by the coding sequence ATGACGTTTCGTCCTTTACTGGTAGTGAGCGTGTTCGCGGCACTCGCCGCGTCCTGGGCGTCGCCGGGCTACACACAGACGAACGGCGCCGCGCCGCCCGCCGCGTTCACGGCGTCTGCCGCCGACGCGCGTGGCATCGCCAAAGACGCGTTCCTCTACGCGTATCCGATGCTCTACAACTACAAGACGCTGTACGAGCAGGCCGTGGATCCCGCCGCGAAATCCTACGTCGGCGGCTTTGGCCGGTTTCGCAATTATTCGCAGCCTTATGGCCCGGAGAAAAAGGACATCGTCACGCCGAACAACGACACGCCGTATTCCTGGGCGTGGCTCGATCTGCGGCGCGAGCCCTGGGTGCTGACGGTGCCGGCGATCCCCGACAAGCGCTATTACGTGTTCCAGTGGATCGATCTGTTCACCTATAACTTCGCGTACGTCGGTTCGCGCACCACCGGCGACGGCGCGGGCCACTACCTGTTCGCGGGACCGAACTGGCATGGCGAAACGCCCAAAGGTATCGACAAGGTATTTCGCTCCGAGACGGATTTCATCGTCACGCTGGGTCGCACCGCGCTGCTCGGACCCGCGGACGTGAAGAATCTGCAGGCGATCCAGAAGGGCTACAAGCTGACGCCGCTCTCCGCGTTCGAGCACAGCGCGCCGCCTCCGCCAGCGCCGAAGCTGTCGTTTCCGAAGTGGGACGAGGCGAAGGCGACCTCGATCGACTTCATCGCCTACCTGAATTTTCTGATGCAATTCACGCAACCGACCAACCCCGCCGAAGCCGATTTGATGCAGCGGTTCGCGACCATCGGCATCGCGCCGGGCAAACCGTTCGATGCGTCCGCCCTGCAACCGGATCAACGCGCCGCGCTCGAAGCCGGTGTCGCCGACGGCAAAGCCGCGCTCGCGAACGCGGAAAAACAGACTACGAGTTCGTTCGATCTGTTCGGCACGCGGCAGGATCTCGGCAGCAACTACACGACGCGCGCCGTGGCGGCCGCGATGGGCATCTACGGCAATACGAAAGAAGAAGCGGTGTATGTCGGCACCCGTCTGAATGCCGACCATCAGCAATTGCTCGGCTCGCAGCCTTATGTGATTCATTTCGACAAGCAGGATTTGCCGCCGGCCACATTCTTCTGGTCGATGACCATGTACGACTTGCCCGCGCGCCACCTGGTCGCGAATCCGATTCACCGGTATTCGATCGGCGACCGGACTCGCGGCCTCAAATACGGCGACGACGGTTCGCTCGATATCTATCTTCAACATACGTCGCCCGGGCCGGCCAGGGAGTCGAACTGGTTGCCCGCACCGGAGGGCGCGTATGACGTGATCGCGCGAATCTATGGTCCGGAGGCGGCGGTGTTCAACGGCAAATGGACATTCCCGGTCCCGCGGAAACAATAG